From the genome of Nicotiana sylvestris chromosome 2, ASM39365v2, whole genome shotgun sequence, one region includes:
- the LOC104240501 gene encoding WEB family protein At3g51220-like isoform X1 produces the protein MERELEGVVVRGRVEIDMRQPFRSVKEAVMLFGEKVLAGEIHAKQLKEVQTKASGGQNQPKFGGAVRVELEETKQSLQKAKEEGTFMAHCLQSLKEELEQTRREIQQLKTRELQHKVPLVMMDPEIEELKFIEQPSSKVEAKIQTVEEDDEEQIEFQKKRSVKFASPPLLTKVIAVNKEDVKKECETSPSQLKKKLKRKPLIPLIGALFSKKGNQENA, from the exons ATGGAAAGGGAATTAGAAGGAGTGGTGGTGAGGGGACGTGTGGAGATCGACATGCGGCAGCCTTTTCGATCGGTAAAGGAAGCAGTTATGTTGTTCGGGGAAAAGGTGTTGGCTGGAGAGATACATGCTAAGCAGCTTAAAGAG GTGCAGACAAAGGCAAGTGGTGGACAAAACCAACCCAAATTTGGAGGAGCAGTAAGAGTTGAGCTTGAAGAGACAAAACAAAGCCTCCAGAAAGCTAAAGAAGAAGGAACATTTATGGCCCATTGCCTTCAATCTCTTAAAGAAGAGCTGGAACAGACAAGAAGAGAGATACAACAATTGAAGACAAGAGAACTCCAACACAAAGTACCATTAGTGATGATGGATCCAGAGATTGAAGAGCTAAAATTCATTGAGCAACCATCATCAAAAGTTGAAGCCAAAATACAAACTGTAGAGGAAGATGATGAGGAGCAGATCGAGTTCCAGAAAAAGAGATCTGTCAAGTTTGCTAGTCCCCCTCTGCTTACTAAGGTCATTGCTGTCAACAAGGAAGATGTTAAGAAAGAATGTGAGACTAGTCCTTCACAGCTCAAGAAGAAATTGAAGAGGAAGCCTTTAATCCCTTTAATTGGTGCCTTGTTTTCCAAGAAGGGAAATCAGGAAAATGCATGA
- the LOC104240501 gene encoding WEB family protein At3g51220-like isoform X2 yields the protein MERELEGVVVRGRVEIDMRQPFRSVKEAVMLFGEKVLAGEIHAKQLKETKASGGQNQPKFGGAVRVELEETKQSLQKAKEEGTFMAHCLQSLKEELEQTRREIQQLKTRELQHKVPLVMMDPEIEELKFIEQPSSKVEAKIQTVEEDDEEQIEFQKKRSVKFASPPLLTKVIAVNKEDVKKECETSPSQLKKKLKRKPLIPLIGALFSKKGNQENA from the exons ATGGAAAGGGAATTAGAAGGAGTGGTGGTGAGGGGACGTGTGGAGATCGACATGCGGCAGCCTTTTCGATCGGTAAAGGAAGCAGTTATGTTGTTCGGGGAAAAGGTGTTGGCTGGAGAGATACATGCTAAGCAGCTTAAAGAG ACAAAGGCAAGTGGTGGACAAAACCAACCCAAATTTGGAGGAGCAGTAAGAGTTGAGCTTGAAGAGACAAAACAAAGCCTCCAGAAAGCTAAAGAAGAAGGAACATTTATGGCCCATTGCCTTCAATCTCTTAAAGAAGAGCTGGAACAGACAAGAAGAGAGATACAACAATTGAAGACAAGAGAACTCCAACACAAAGTACCATTAGTGATGATGGATCCAGAGATTGAAGAGCTAAAATTCATTGAGCAACCATCATCAAAAGTTGAAGCCAAAATACAAACTGTAGAGGAAGATGATGAGGAGCAGATCGAGTTCCAGAAAAAGAGATCTGTCAAGTTTGCTAGTCCCCCTCTGCTTACTAAGGTCATTGCTGTCAACAAGGAAGATGTTAAGAAAGAATGTGAGACTAGTCCTTCACAGCTCAAGAAGAAATTGAAGAGGAAGCCTTTAATCCCTTTAATTGGTGCCTTGTTTTCCAAGAAGGGAAATCAGGAAAATGCATGA